ATAACAGCAAAATAATTGTAGCTCTCTCTATACATCAGTTTTGTCGCATTTTGCGGATATTCTGACAGTCTAATCTCATGCCCCTAATCATCAACCATTTTGGTCTATAGTTAGCATGAAAGAATGAAACAGCACAACGTCCTTATATGATTTGTAGTCCCAAAACTCAATTTCAACTATTGTGGCAAGAACCGGTTGCaataaaaagtattatattCGGTTCACCACAAAACGGTATCGTCTTGGTGTGATTCTCATAACATTAAATACTAAACCGGTTTAGAATTGGCATATAAACGTAATTTTAATGGGATTTTTATGAACCGGTTtcggtttggtatataaccaaTACTCTTTTCTAGAATCATACATAATCTTCCGTCTCCGTCTGTTTTCTCCCGGTGACTACTCGTTCGCAGCCGTCGCCTTGGGCTTGCTTGCCCTCTTCGGTGATTTTCTGATTCCTCCATAGTTTATTGAAATTCGATTCTCCTTTTCGCATTTTGCGTCACGAACTCGCGTCGATTTGGTTGATCCAGGTTCCCGTTTCGTCCATGGCTTCGCCCGAGGAGATGGTTGATGATGCATCAGAGACTCCATCCACGTGAGTGTATTTTCCTCTCCGCATGATTACGAATCTGCTAAGTTTTAGTATCTAAATCGCATATCTGTGATTGAACACAGGCCAAAGAGCACTTACAAGGATCCAGACGATGGAAGGCAACGATTCTTACTCGAACTTGAGTTCATTCAGTGTCTCGCGAATCCTACTTACATACACTGTAAGCTCTTATGATTCCTTATCACATACTATCTACTTATAGCATTTAGGAAGTGATAAGAgatcttgtgtgtgtgtgtgtgttttatgcTCTATGATGAACTTAGCACTTAGCTTTTGGATTCTGTTTTGGCAGACCTAGCACAGAATCGTTATTTTGAAGATGAAGCATTTATTGAATACTTGAAGTATCTTCAGTATTGGCAGCGACCAGAGTACATCAAGTTCATTATGTGAGTTCGAATATCTCATGGAGTTATTATGCTTTATCGTCTTGTTCGTTTTCTTTATGTTCTTATGTTTGTAATCTGTTTCAGGTATCCACACTGCCTATATTTCCTTGAACTTCTTCAAAACCCCAACTTCAGGAGTGCTATGGCTCATCCTGCAAACAAGGTAAACCAATGTGATAAGAATCATTAACAAAACATGTTACTGAGCAGTATAAATAGCTAGTGATTCAAAGGTTTAGGGTGCTTGTGTGTTTGGACTTTGGAATGGGTTTGGGGTGTTTATGGTCTCTAGTACAAACCTTTCTTACTTTCTGCTAGTTTTGTTCTGTGATTCTGCGCTGTGTTTGTTCATTGGTGAATAGGTAAAGTGGTTTAATATTCCAAACCGTATGCCCTTATCCTTCTCTTCTGTTggattggatttttttttcaggaatTGGCGCATAGGCAACAGTTTTACTATTGGAAGAACTACAGAAACAACAGGCTGAAGCACATTCTACCTCGTCCTCTTCCAGAGCCTGTAGCTCCACAACCACCACCTGTACCTTCATCTTCTCTGCCACCTGCCCCATCTGCAACTGCTGCTCCCTCTCCTTCTCCAATGCAGTACAATAATATGCTTGCAAAGAATGAAACGAGGAATATGGTTTCTGCTGGAATTGATCGTAGGAAGAGAAAGTATGTGCTCCTTTCTTCTTCCTgacatttttcttttcaatatgACTAATTGTGGTGAGAAGAAATAAGAAGTAACCTTCTAATATGCGAGTTATATAATATCAGGAAGGGTCCATAAGCATATCTTGCCCTGAAGCAGACACCATGGGATCTTGCATATGCTTTCATGCGTTTTCCTAGAGAGGGAAACCTGCTTGACTCAGGTTACACAAATTGATGGAAACTCTTTACTCATTCCGTGGCATAGGACTGTAGTCAATCAGTATCAGtctttgtcttttgtttctttagGCATAAAGATCGATGACATTGAGCCTCTTGGCTTTATAGTAAACGGTAGTTATGAGATTGATTCGGTTTACAACGTTCCAAATTATTCGTTGGGCTCTTGCTCTAGGCTCATTATTGCAATGAATGTTCTTACCTATGCACATGATAGAATTTCACAGAATTTAGAATGTTTAGGTCATTTGAAACAGTTAAGTAGATACGTTTAGGTTTTGCGGATGATCTACTCATAACGGTCAGTGGGCTTCTCGCTGGAAACTCCCGTTAGGATT
Above is a window of Brassica napus cultivar Da-Ae chromosome A10, Da-Ae, whole genome shotgun sequence DNA encoding:
- the LOC106370452 gene encoding mediator of RNA polymerase II transcription subunit 31 isoform X1 — its product is MASPEEMVDDASETPSTPKSTYKDPDDGRQRFLLELEFIQCLANPTYIHYLAQNRYFEDEAFIEYLKYLQYWQRPEYIKFIMYPHCLYFLELLQNPNFRSAMAHPANKELAHRQQFYYWKNYRNNRLKHILPRPLPEPVAPQPPPVPSSSLPPAPSATAAPSPSPMQYNNMLAKNETRNMVSAGIDRRKRKYVLLSSS
- the LOC106370452 gene encoding mediator of RNA polymerase II transcription subunit 31 isoform X2, translating into MASPEEMVDDASETPSTPKSTYKDPDDGRQRFLLELEFIQCLANPTYIHYLAQNRYFEDEAFIEYLKYLQYWQRPEYIKFIMYPHCLYFLELLQNPNFRSAMAHPANKELAHRQQFYYWKNYRNNRLKHILPRPLPEPVAPQPPPVPSSSLPPAPSATAAPSPSPMQYNNMLAKNETRNMVSAGIDRRKRKKGP